A single Arcanobacterium canis DNA region contains:
- a CDS encoding NBR1-Ig-like domain-containing protein, whose product MTLSAFCRAIYKPKAPIKSQSKFVRAVFEAAGSAAVYSTSYWTALFRGDQELSDPLRDSMPEQINKQSLLSFLSEHLTPSTSTRHTLGDRCQEVGKDTGLPSTLTIEPEAFIWALTDWFDAIIHDPDHCDVLEHCYRLRLEDQEPEEINPAPQPLYQGDRVDVTEPPALQKHKPGFWTEFTHTWTLRNVGSINWTNRTLICTNPTDPRLRPVGTTQISIPDSPPATAKFIKISCTFRAQGYEGAASSHWEMHNADGENCFPQEGTTFNVDATVINPDLHAIRQER is encoded by the coding sequence TTGACCCTGAGCGCCTTTTGCCGCGCAATTTACAAGCCAAAAGCTCCGATAAAATCGCAGAGTAAGTTCGTACGCGCAGTTTTTGAGGCAGCAGGAAGCGCCGCAGTCTATTCCACTTCGTACTGGACGGCGCTCTTTCGCGGCGACCAAGAACTGTCCGACCCGCTACGTGATTCGATGCCAGAGCAGATCAACAAACAGTCGCTGCTGAGCTTTCTTAGTGAGCACTTAACGCCGTCCACTAGCACGAGGCACACATTGGGTGACCGCTGCCAAGAAGTCGGCAAAGACACCGGACTGCCCTCAACCCTCACTATCGAACCAGAAGCATTCATTTGGGCACTCACTGACTGGTTTGATGCGATCATCCATGACCCAGACCATTGCGATGTCCTCGAACACTGCTACCGACTTCGCCTTGAAGACCAGGAACCAGAAGAAATAAACCCCGCGCCGCAGCCGCTCTATCAAGGAGATCGCGTCGACGTGACAGAACCGCCCGCACTGCAAAAACACAAGCCAGGATTTTGGACCGAGTTCACTCACACCTGGACATTGCGCAACGTGGGCAGCATCAACTGGACCAACCGGACACTCATCTGTACGAATCCAACAGACCCGCGACTACGACCCGTCGGCACCACGCAAATCAGCATTCCTGACAGCCCACCGGCGACAGCGAAGTTCATCAAGATTTCTTGCACGTTTCGGGCGCAAGGCTATGAAGGTGCTGCCTCAAGCCACTGGGAAATGCATAACGCGGATGGCGAGAACTGCTTTCCACAAGAAGGCACGACCTTCAATGTCGATGCCACAGTTATTAACCCGGATCTTCACGCGATAAGGCAGGAACGATGA
- a CDS encoding sigma factor-like helix-turn-helix DNA-binding protein: MKVTFKHEADNNKNESITDTFDIDPGEFALMIATHREQRAAATGVPLDQVKPCTPQKILDELWNAEEAATHQAVRADRGKGKKKCTCGAGCGPRRGCRVPNNKPFSYEQMLEIDLDPASPGISAEDQVIEREDSVERACDLEVMRDVIAGLDSQHREVMTRLLATDKLNQAQVARDMGLTRARVSQLVAEVKPLIRQAVEEARFNTSSGVGSGVKGEANRAAPANEEER; the protein is encoded by the coding sequence ATGAAGGTCACCTTCAAGCACGAAGCAGATAACAACAAGAACGAGTCCATCACTGACACTTTCGACATTGACCCTGGCGAGTTCGCTCTCATGATCGCGACCCACCGTGAGCAACGTGCCGCCGCTACTGGTGTTCCGCTCGACCAGGTTAAGCCCTGCACGCCGCAGAAGATTCTGGACGAGTTGTGGAACGCAGAGGAAGCGGCCACGCATCAGGCGGTTCGCGCCGATCGCGGCAAGGGTAAGAAGAAATGTACGTGTGGGGCTGGGTGCGGTCCTCGACGTGGATGCCGCGTCCCGAATAACAAGCCGTTTTCGTATGAGCAGATGCTCGAGATCGATCTTGACCCTGCTTCACCGGGTATCAGCGCTGAAGACCAGGTCATCGAACGCGAGGACAGTGTCGAGCGTGCCTGTGATCTCGAGGTGATGCGTGACGTCATCGCTGGTTTGGATTCGCAGCATCGTGAGGTGATGACGCGTCTGCTTGCAACCGACAAGCTCAATCAGGCGCAGGTGGCGCGCGATATGGGGTTGACCCGTGCTCGGGTATCGCAGCTGGTGGCAGAGGTAAAACCGCTGATCCGGCAGGCGGTTGAGGAGGCCCGATTTAACACTTCGAGCGGTGTCGGCAGTGGGGTGAAGGGAGAAGCCAACCGGGCTGCTCCCGCAAATGAGGAAGAAAGGTAA